A genomic stretch from Pyxidicoccus xibeiensis includes:
- the rimI gene encoding ribosomal protein S18-alanine N-acetyltransferase, with the protein MRRMREEPAPRAEHGFIIRQMMVEDMPAVMALEKQAFKNPWSAELLQRELQHEWSTILLVEEPQGEGAPKLLGLAIFWVVHDEVHVLNVATAPEHRRRGVARAVMDEVLARGKARRCTLATLEVRRSNEAALQLYRSLGFRPVGIRPNYYVDEGEDAIVMVLDF; encoded by the coding sequence ATGAGGCGGATGCGCGAGGAGCCCGCGCCGCGGGCGGAGCACGGCTTCATCATCCGGCAGATGATGGTGGAGGACATGCCGGCGGTGATGGCCCTGGAGAAGCAGGCCTTCAAGAACCCCTGGTCGGCGGAGCTGCTCCAGCGGGAGCTCCAGCACGAGTGGTCCACCATCCTCCTGGTGGAGGAACCCCAGGGGGAGGGCGCTCCGAAGCTGCTGGGGCTGGCCATCTTCTGGGTTGTCCACGACGAGGTGCACGTGCTGAACGTGGCCACCGCCCCCGAGCACCGGCGGCGCGGGGTGGCCCGGGCGGTGATGGATGAAGTCCTCGCCCGCGGAAAGGCCCGCCGCTGCACCCTGGCCACGCTGGAGGTGCGCCGGAGCAACGAGGCGGCGCTCCAGCTCTACCGCTCGCTCGGCTTCCGGCCGGTCGGCATCCGGCCGAACTACTACGTCGACGAGGGCGAGGACGCCATCGTGATGGTCCTCGACTTCTAG